In Plasmodium falciparum 3D7 genome assembly, chromosome: 5, the following proteins share a genomic window:
- a CDS encoding MORN repeat protein, putative, with the protein MYKPNSTNNTTLSLLLYNDIIQYWIWFFLKDEKENKNDSVHLTSQQSLDLHNVKLYNNTFCGLAKFDNYSCPYFYPNIRIRNNNKKEYSGIFTKRELTGYGQIQSKHFIYKGYIYRGKKNKVGKNIFRNKNNSKLIYKGSWKNNKRHGYGKIKLYNNNNNNDHNDHNDHNNDNNYNNYNNNYYYYKKKKKIYLYKGYFKNNQRYFYGIQYYKDGSYYVGFWKKNKKWGYGKMTWIQKKKSQINYSNSDDKKIKDIQNNEMSYINNKVYSIKNEDNTLYNKKRCSFFVHSIYVGQWKNDKEEGYGKFFWFKKRKKDINKNRIEPFDENINTYDYKDDTYRNNNSIYHNGSYDSYEGYWKKGKRFGYGIFNYYNGKKYIGIWKNNKKHGYGYLINVNNIINLCFYKQNKLIYEFAINKIYELNNLYTNTLCNVINLSYFKNYYNIKNKKLENLYKIIYENFSFLIHIYNFYKIKNTMNINSNTYNQYIKKKRYSKNNKVYHNSFTLLNLWNMFYKSHIFDVQFSRHSLNNLVIDQLSGVDEGRENYFFQQNEDATENFCFLFNEKDFIKKLFTSFDYLPNISTNKNEHEGEHKGEHKNEHKGEHKGEHKGEHKGEHKGEHKGEQKNEQKNEHKGEQKNEQKNEHKGEQKNERGSKRLIHKDNISIMNTPNNFIIHNNTSQKSITYDTYNHKTDLCSCNNKIQNIYSRNYLSCLYQYFIFNMDLCLLKDCTNFYIYHFKHSFYKQANYILLKNILFFIVKYNNVQKENIHFLYYVLCSMLITTIPLLYPFMDILCKYEKNKKKFKDNNIYKFLYLHMYYRQYDSNNNNNNNNNNAQFMLYMKKITDYLFLRKYFIHDEKRIITFHSFILTLVHIDIRIGYHKMCEHKSLYYLIQFLKEHVPWGKYKENDKQDIIQQIKTKKYFDSYTYRYIKKINNNNNNNNNKNNKTSYHYKEKEIDGITYIINVKKKKNNKNKRNIIKKKNPTKFVKNNKINNIPMWNHFFPIYYHNTILYKFCPKIKKNNIKKTCKFCLKRIKFYLKNEKLYEQELRNILENFVYYYILFFLIFKKKQKCISIFSMKLNVSIKLKNILKLLYDLNIITKYNNNHNINCINLCSLKKKKKYRKKIKYGDIYNNNPSYHIIFQRNAHENNKNGKILSSSLNIEHNNIIEIKKEQIILNDQVKKYNQNIDTCHKNDEQHNKNDCMCEQINCFPINPNENYDHNIYTIKRNHYKNRKYFNHRVAENIQKMSHQFCLSFFEVLSMFSKILIPQRIHLIQEPIIEIYLKRLKKKRKLRKIQKHVLKNNILHYYMILKKQKEKYTNQYYKCTKNNICHNNKSVANKLIYNTNKTTYSSIHQKIFFQKLINILNKKEKELFSHQINEQHSTLQNESQIVKKEIIPSTHDDISSIKKTKTKTNKKKKREKEKENNPVSNINNSNINKQIKPNDIHNKETYNNKLKTNNNLYTTPFYLPKNQYIKTPIYCFRKYIFSHKNYMNILDFYNTYITPYEFITFFLKFVQKIKKKKKIQAPYNDVLFFFIFHVLIYKSFQLVKKKEKKKKKKYM; encoded by the coding sequence ATGTATAAACCTAATTCTACAAATAACACAACCTTAAGTTTATTACTCTATAACGATATAATCCAATATTGGATAtggttttttttaaaagatgaaaaagaaaataaaaatgattcaGTACATTTAACATCACAACAATCTTTAGATTTACATAATGTAAAACTTTATAATAACACATTTTGCGGACTAGCCAAATTTGATAATTATTCCTGTCCCTATTTTTATCCTAATATACgtataagaaataataataaaaaggaatattCGGGTATATTTACCAAACGAGAGTTAACAGGATATGGACAAATACAATCCAaacatttcatatataaaggatatatatatagggggaaaaaaaataaagtgggaaaaaatatttttaggaataaaaataattcaaaattaatatataaggGGTCctggaaaaataataaaagacaTGGATATGGTAAAATAAAActatacaataataataataataatgatcataatgatcataatgatcataataatgataataattataataattataataataattattattattacaagaagaagaaaaaaatttatttatataaaggatattttaaaaataatcaaagATATTTTTACGGTATTCAATATTATAAGGATGGTTCATATTATGTTGGTTtctggaaaaaaaataaaaaatggggATATGGAAAAATGACCtggatacaaaaaaaaaaatcccaAATAAATTATAGTAATTCTGATGATAAGAAGATAAAAGACattcaaaataatgaaatgagTTACATCAATAATAAGGTGTAtagtattaaaaatgaagacaacactttatataataagaaaagatgttctttttttgttcatagtATTTATGTTGGACAATggaaaaatgataaagagGAAGGATATGGGAAATTTTTCTggtttaaaaaaagaaaaaaagatataaataaaaatagaattGAACCATTTGacgaaaatataaatacatatgattataaagatgatacatatagaaataataatagtatatatCACAATGGATCTTATGATAGTTATGAAGGATACTGGAAAAAAGGGAAACGTTTTGGATAcggtatatttaattattataatggtaagaaatatataggtatatggaaaaataataaaaaacatgGATATggatatttaataaatgtcaataatattattaatctatgtttttataaacaaaataaattaatatatgaattcgcaataaataaaatatatgaactaaataatttatatacaaatacatTATGTAATGTAATTAatctttcatattttaaaaactattataatataaaaaataaaaagttggAAAATttgtacaaaataatatatgaaaatttctCTTttcttattcatatatataacttttataaaattaaaaacactATGAACATAAAtagtaatacatataatcaatatattaaaaaaaaacgttATTCGAAGAATAATAAGGTTTATCATAATTCTTTtacattattaaatttatggaatatgttttataaatcGCATATATTTGATGTTCAATTTTCACGACATTCTCTAAATAATCTAGTCATAGATCAGTTATCCGGTGTTGATGAGGGGCGggagaattatttttttcaacaaAATGAGGACGCTACGgaaaatttttgttttttatttaatgaaaaagattttattaaaaaattgtttACATCGTTTGATTATTTGCCAAATATTTCAACgaataaaaatgaacatgAAGGTGAGCACAAAGGTGAACACAAAAATGAGCACAAAGGTGAGCACAAAGGTGAGCACAAAGGTGAGCACAAAGGTGAGCACAAAGGTGAGCACAAAggtgaacaaaaaaatgaacaaaaaaatgaacacaaaggtgaacaaaaaaatgaacaaaaaaatgaacacaaaggtgaacaaaaaaatgaacgtGGAAGTAAAAGATTAATACATAAAGACAATATAAGTATCATGAATACTCccaataattttattattcataataatacttCACAAAAAAGTATAACATATGATACTTATAATCATAAGACAGATTTATGTTCATGTAATaacaaaatacaaaatatatattcaagaAACTACTTATCTTGTCtttatcaatattttatttttaatatggatttatgtttattaaaagattgcacaaatttttatatttatcattttaaaCATTCCTTTTATAAACAAGCaaattacattttattaaaaaatatacttttttttattgtaaaatataataatgtacaaaaagaaaatattcattttttatattacgtTTTGTGTAGTATGCTGATTACGACTATTCCTTTATTATATCCTTTTATggatatattatgtaaatatgaaaagaataagaaaaaattcaaagataataatatatataaatttttatatcttcatatgtattatagacaatatgatagtaataataataataataataataataataatgcacaatttatgttatatatgaaaaaaattacagactatctttttttaagaaaatattttatacatgatgaaaaaagaataatcaCTTTTCATTCGTTCATCCTCACACTTGTTCATATAGATATAAGAATTGGATATCATAAAATGTGTGAACATAAAAGTTTATATTACTTGATTCAGTTCTTAAAAGAACATGTACCATGgggaaaatataaagaaaatgataaacaagatataatacaacaaattaaaaccaaaaaatattttgattcTTATACctatagatatattaaaaaaataaataataataacaataataataataataaaaataataaaacaagttatcattataaagaaaaagaaatagatggaataacatatataattaatgtaaagaaaaaaaaaaataataaaaataaacgaaatataataaaaaagaaaaatcctACAAAATTTGtgaaaaataacaaaattaataatattcctATGTGGAATCATTTCTTTcctatatattatcataataccatattatataaattttgtccaaaaattaaaaaaaataatataaaaaaaacttGTAAATTCTGTTTAAAAAGAATCAaattttatttgaaaaatgaaaagttaTATGAACAAgaattaagaaatatattggAAAATTTTGTCTATTACtacattcttttttttttgatttttaaaaaaaagcaaaaatgtatatcaattttttcaatgaaattaaatgtatccataaaattaaaaaatattttaaaacttTTATATGACCTTAATATAatcacaaaatataataacaaccataatattaattgtattaatttgtgttctttaaaaaaaaaaaaaaaatatagaaaaaagataaaatatggtgatatatataataataatccttcttatcatataatatttcagaGAAATGCtcatgaaaataataaaaatggaaaaatattatcatcatcattaaatattgaacataataatattatagaaataaaaaaagaacaaattatattaaatgatcaagtaaaaaaatataatcaaaatatagatacatgtcataaaaatgatgaacaGCACAACAAAAATGATTGCATGTGTGAACAAATAAATTGCTTTCCTATAAATCCTAATGAAAATTatgatcataatatatatactattaaaagaaatcattataaaaacagaaaatattttaatcaCAGAGTTGCAGAGAACATACAAAAAATGTCTCATCAATTTTGTTTATCCTTTTTTGAAGTTCTATCCATGTTTTCTAAAATATTGATACCTCAAAGGATACATTTAATACAAGAACCCATAAtagaaatttatttaaaaaggttgaagaaaaaaaggaaactcagaaaaatacaaaaacatgttctaaaaaataatatattacattattatatgatattaaaaaaacaaaaagaaaaatatacaaatcaatattataaatgtacaaaaaataatatatgtcaTAATAACAAATCGGTAgctaataaattaatatataatacaaataaaactACCTATTCTTCTATTCAtcagaaaatattttttcaaaaattaataaatatattaaataaaaaagagaaagaaTTATTTAGTCATCAAATAAATGAGCAACATTCTACTCTTCAAAATGAATCACAAATTGTGAAGAAAGAAATTATTCCTTCAACACATGATGATATATcatcaataaaaaaaacaaaaacaaaaacaaataagaaaaagaaaagggaaaaggaaaaggaaaaCAACCCTGttagtaatataaataattcaaatattaataaacaaATCAAACCAAATGATATACACAATAAAGagacatataataataaattaaaaaccaataataatttatataccaCTCCTTTTTATCTTCCAAAaaatcaatatataaaaaccccaatttattgttttagaaaatatatattttcacataaaaattatatgaacattttagatttttataatacatatatcacACCCTATGAATTCATCacattctttttaaaattcgttcaaaaaattaaaaagaagaagaaaatacaaGCACCATACAATGATGtgcttttcttttttatatttcatgtTTTGATTTATAAATCCTTCCAGTTggttaaaaaaaaggaaaaaaaaaaaaaaaaaaaatatatgtga